In Pseudomonas sp. MYb327, one DNA window encodes the following:
- a CDS encoding OmpW family outer membrane protein yields the protein MNKSLLGAALFSLALAAPLAHAHEAGDIILRAGAITVNPKADSSTVKVDQGPLSGADLGGKATMSSDTQLGLNVAYMITNNWGIELLAATPFEHDVKLKGTALSAANGKLGTLKHLPPTLSVLYYPLDHKSAFQPYVGAGINYTWIYDEHVGSEASAAGFSNFKAESSWGMAFQVGADYMITDNIMLNAQMRYIDIDTRATVENDAVAPGTRARVNVDVDPFIYMVGLGYKF from the coding sequence ATGAACAAGTCCTTGCTCGGTGCCGCGCTGTTTTCCCTCGCGCTCGCGGCCCCGCTCGCGCACGCCCACGAGGCCGGTGACATCATCCTTCGTGCCGGCGCCATTACCGTCAACCCGAAAGCTGATAGCTCCACCGTCAAGGTCGATCAAGGTCCTCTGAGCGGAGCCGATCTGGGTGGCAAGGCGACAATGAGCAGCGACACGCAACTGGGTCTGAACGTGGCCTACATGATCACCAACAACTGGGGGATCGAATTGCTCGCGGCCACGCCGTTCGAGCATGACGTGAAACTCAAGGGCACCGCCCTGAGCGCGGCCAACGGCAAATTGGGTACGCTGAAACACCTGCCACCGACCCTCAGCGTTCTGTACTACCCGCTGGACCACAAGTCCGCGTTCCAGCCGTACGTCGGCGCCGGTATCAACTACACCTGGATCTACGACGAGCACGTCGGCAGTGAAGCCAGCGCCGCCGGCTTCAGCAACTTCAAGGCGGAAAGCTCCTGGGGCATGGCGTTCCAGGTTGGTGCGGACTACATGATTACCGATAACATCATGCTCAACGCCCAAATGCGCTACATCGACATCGACACCCGCGCGACCGTGGAAAACGACGCCGTAGCACCAGGTACTCGGGCACGGGTGAACGTGGACGTCGATCCGTTCATCTACATGGTCGGTCTGGGTTACAAGTTCTAA
- a CDS encoding sugar nucleotide-binding protein has product MRMRLMLLGGGNALGQALIRLGAEEDIGFLAPRPPQDGWDAASLTQLLDDTRPDALINLAYYFDWFQAEAVSEQRLAGQERAIERLAELCQHHNIVLLQPSSYRVFDGSRATAYSEKDEPVPLGLRGQALWRIEQSVRATCPQHVLLRFGWLLDDSPDGTLGRFLGRAENPEELLMADDRRGNPTPVDDAARVIISVLKQLDCAAPLWGTYHYAGHEATTPLALGQAILTEARALHPLAIEAPTAQAHAARPDASEEPQHAVLACKKILHTFGIKPRAWRAALPGLLDRFYRHG; this is encoded by the coding sequence ATGCGAATGCGCCTTATGTTACTGGGCGGCGGAAATGCCCTTGGGCAGGCGCTGATTCGCCTCGGTGCGGAGGAAGACATCGGTTTCCTCGCCCCCCGCCCGCCGCAAGACGGCTGGGATGCCGCGAGCCTGACGCAACTGCTCGACGACACCCGCCCGGACGCGTTGATCAACCTTGCCTACTATTTCGACTGGTTCCAGGCCGAGGCGGTCAGCGAACAGCGTCTGGCCGGGCAGGAGCGGGCGATCGAGCGTCTTGCCGAACTGTGCCAGCATCACAACATCGTTCTGCTGCAACCTTCGAGCTATCGCGTGTTCGACGGCTCCCGCGCGACCGCCTACAGCGAAAAAGACGAACCAGTGCCGCTGGGCCTGCGCGGTCAGGCCTTGTGGCGGATCGAACAGAGCGTGCGCGCCACATGCCCACAGCATGTGTTGCTGCGTTTCGGCTGGCTGCTCGATGACAGCCCCGACGGCACCCTCGGGCGTTTTCTCGGCCGGGCGGAAAATCCGGAAGAGCTGCTGATGGCCGACGATCGTCGCGGCAATCCGACTCCGGTGGACGATGCCGCCCGGGTGATCATTTCCGTGCTCAAGCAACTCGACTGCGCCGCGCCGTTGTGGGGCACCTATCACTACGCCGGGCATGAGGCGACGACGCCGCTGGCGTTGGGCCAGGCGATCCTCACAGAAGCGCGCGCCCTGCATCCGCTGGCCATCGAAGCGCCGACCGCCCAGGCCCACGCCGCGCGGCCGGACGCCTCCGAAGAACCGCAACACGCGGTGCTGGCCTGCAAGAAAATTCTGCATACTTTCGGGATCAAGCCGCGCGCCTGGCGTGCAGCGCTTCCCGGCCTACTGGACAGGTTCTATCGACATGGCTGA
- a CDS encoding NAD-dependent epimerase/dehydratase family protein, whose product MAERPVLITGGAGFIGSHLTDALLAKGRSVRILDDLSTGKRSNLPLGNPKVELIVGDVADAALVAQAMLGCSAVAHLAAVASVQASVDDPVKTHQSNFIGSLNVCEAMRQTGVKRVLFASSAAVYGNNGEGESINEDTPKAPLTPYASDKLASEQYFDFYRRQHALEPVIFRFFNIFGPRQDPSSPYSGVISIFSERAQKGLPIIVFGDGEQTRDFVYVEDLVDLLVQAIEKPQVEEGAVNVGWNQATNLKQMLAALEVVVGKLPPVSYGPARSGDIRHSRADNRRLLERFDRPQQTPMSVGLARLLEK is encoded by the coding sequence ATGGCTGAGCGCCCCGTTTTAATCACTGGCGGTGCCGGTTTCATTGGTTCGCACCTGACCGACGCCTTGCTTGCCAAGGGCCGTTCGGTGCGCATTCTCGATGACCTGTCGACCGGTAAGCGCAGCAATCTGCCGCTGGGCAATCCCAAGGTTGAACTGATCGTCGGCGACGTCGCCGACGCGGCGTTGGTCGCACAAGCGATGCTCGGCTGTAGCGCTGTGGCGCACCTGGCGGCAGTGGCCTCGGTGCAGGCTTCGGTGGACGACCCGGTCAAGACCCATCAGAGCAATTTCATTGGCTCGCTGAATGTCTGCGAGGCCATGCGCCAGACGGGTGTCAAGCGTGTGCTGTTCGCCTCCAGCGCGGCGGTCTATGGCAACAATGGCGAAGGCGAGTCGATCAACGAAGACACGCCCAAGGCGCCGTTGACGCCCTACGCGTCGGACAAGCTGGCCAGCGAGCAATACTTCGATTTCTATCGGCGCCAGCATGCACTGGAACCGGTGATTTTCCGCTTCTTCAACATCTTCGGCCCGCGCCAGGATCCTTCCTCGCCGTATTCCGGGGTGATCAGCATCTTCAGCGAACGCGCGCAGAAAGGCCTGCCGATCATTGTGTTTGGTGACGGTGAACAGACGCGGGACTTTGTCTACGTCGAGGATCTGGTCGATTTGCTGGTGCAAGCCATCGAGAAACCCCAGGTGGAAGAGGGCGCGGTCAACGTCGGCTGGAACCAGGCGACCAACCTCAAGCAAATGCTGGCAGCCCTTGAGGTAGTGGTCGGCAAACTGCCGCCGGTGAGCTACGGCCCGGCGCGCTCCGGGGACATCCGTCATTCGCGGGCGGACAACCGGCGTTTGCTGGAACGCTTTGACCGACCACAGCAGACGCCGATGAGTGTCGGGCTGGCGCGGTTGTTGGAAAAATAG
- a CDS encoding DUF3299 domain-containing protein → MPRALLALLMLVALPLWAAEPKELTWSEMIPPDAPAEVPNMTPLHDMSKMSDTLSAESAPAARQDMPNAPVVKALDGKNIRLPGYIVPLEVSEEGRTTEFLLVPYFGACIHVPPPPSNQIVHVKSEVGVKLDELYQPYWIEGAMQVKPSTSELADAGYQMEADKIYVYELPE, encoded by the coding sequence ATGCCCCGCGCTCTGCTCGCGCTGTTGATGCTGGTCGCCCTGCCCCTGTGGGCGGCCGAGCCGAAAGAGTTGACCTGGTCGGAAATGATCCCGCCGGACGCCCCGGCGGAAGTGCCGAACATGACGCCGCTGCACGACATGTCAAAGATGAGTGACACCCTGTCCGCCGAATCGGCGCCAGCGGCCAGGCAGGACATGCCCAATGCGCCGGTGGTCAAAGCTCTCGATGGCAAGAATATTCGTTTGCCGGGTTACATCGTGCCGCTGGAAGTAAGCGAGGAAGGTCGCACCACGGAGTTTCTGCTGGTGCCGTATTTCGGTGCCTGCATCCACGTACCGCCACCACCGTCGAACCAGATCGTGCACGTCAAAAGCGAAGTCGGCGTGAAGCTCGACGAGTTGTATCAGCCGTACTGGATCGAAGGCGCGATGCAGGTCAAACCGTCCACCAGCGAGTTGGCGGATGCCGGGTATCAGATGGAGGCGGACAAAATTTACGTGTATGAATTGCCGGAGTGA